A genome region from Sphingobium sp. WTD-1 includes the following:
- a CDS encoding AraC family transcriptional regulator translates to MTAMLAERMLNLVPRDYEIVEREDVGLTALIATRPQRMDAEGFRNVLIFPGGVTVSWASLHRLRDVQESEESDGALRIHIRMAGRSIITSASARSFEIEPRSCTVPISPAGVVRTQSFFSGDEERSVTVSCDKNYLIEYLGLDPSLYSGALSDYLNDVNGICGIISTDLSFELREAAAAFFEAAGAPFARCLLLQSRANDIIRIFFEQIVRRDARGSQPRSRDRLAVARVMKILEDRYQQPPPANEIARQAGMSLSKLSKLFKAVEGKTMMEYLLMVRMRRALDLMREGDLSITQISYEVGYEYPANFSTAFRRFFGTSPREALSQV, encoded by the coding sequence ATGACAGCCATGCTCGCAGAACGAATGCTGAATCTGGTCCCACGCGACTACGAGATCGTCGAGCGCGAAGATGTCGGTTTGACCGCTCTGATCGCGACACGGCCGCAAAGGATGGACGCGGAGGGGTTCCGGAACGTCCTGATATTCCCAGGTGGTGTAACGGTAAGCTGGGCTTCGCTCCATCGTCTCCGAGATGTGCAAGAAAGTGAGGAGAGCGATGGCGCCCTCCGGATCCACATACGCATGGCAGGGCGTTCCATCATCACTTCTGCATCAGCTCGATCATTCGAAATCGAACCAAGAAGCTGCACCGTACCAATCAGCCCTGCGGGAGTGGTGCGTACTCAAAGCTTTTTTTCGGGGGACGAAGAGCGATCTGTAACGGTTTCGTGCGACAAAAACTACTTGATAGAGTATCTCGGCTTGGACCCGAGCCTATACTCCGGGGCGCTCAGTGACTACCTGAACGACGTGAACGGGATATGCGGGATCATATCTACCGATTTGTCGTTCGAGCTTCGAGAAGCGGCCGCCGCTTTCTTCGAGGCTGCTGGTGCACCGTTCGCTCGCTGTCTCCTTCTGCAATCCAGAGCCAATGACATCATTCGCATCTTCTTCGAGCAGATTGTTCGGCGAGATGCTCGCGGTTCGCAGCCGCGGTCAAGAGACAGACTCGCTGTCGCTCGCGTCATGAAAATCCTTGAGGACAGGTATCAACAGCCGCCGCCTGCAAACGAAATTGCTCGCCAAGCCGGCATGAGCTTGTCGAAGCTTAGCAAGCTGTTCAAGGCAGTCGAGGGTAAGACGATGATGGAATATCTCCTCATGGTAAGGATGCGGCGGGCTTTGGACCTGATGCGTGAGGGCGATCTGTCGATAACGCAGATTTCTTACGAAGTCGGATACGAGTACCCGGCCAATTTTTCGACGGCTTTCCGACGGTTTTTCGGCACATCGCCTCGTGAAGCACTGTCCCAAGTCTGA
- a CDS encoding DUF2817 domain-containing protein: MMSKNLQVFNQTYLAARDNFLQATTGKAARIYSIEHPLSGPSGEPLHVDVAVFGSPQAANTVFLTSGVHGPELIAGSACQIDLVNGGKLAALPADVKVVLIHAINPWGSAHGRRYTEDNVDLCRNFTVFPTQTEVSERLIDLQEAIDSASLEPADVAGSDAIIERFIEENGLGAFINVALSGQYHFPSGIGFGGKEPAWSRSTIEQIITEEGRSARHVYMVDYHTGYGPYAHGCVVAMQTGSKLERAHEVFGDWILAPRARPTATTYETTGHTTDGYEAMLPDAEVIAGVLEIGTLPQPQLVAAMINEHRHTRHLASTPDDPRLKAARDAFKAFFAPDDPHWQNYVLHRGEQIFDQVLADISRRLPDRC, from the coding sequence ATGATGTCTAAAAACCTGCAGGTATTCAATCAAACGTACTTGGCAGCACGTGATAACTTTCTGCAGGCTACGACGGGCAAAGCTGCAAGGATCTATTCGATCGAACATCCACTAAGCGGACCATCCGGTGAGCCTCTACACGTGGATGTAGCTGTCTTCGGATCCCCACAAGCGGCCAACACCGTTTTCCTCACCTCCGGCGTTCATGGCCCTGAACTGATCGCAGGTTCCGCCTGTCAGATCGACCTGGTCAATGGCGGAAAGCTCGCTGCCTTGCCTGCGGACGTCAAGGTCGTGCTGATCCATGCTATCAACCCCTGGGGCTCGGCTCATGGCCGGCGCTATACGGAAGACAATGTAGACCTGTGCCGAAACTTCACCGTATTTCCGACGCAGACAGAGGTTTCGGAAAGGCTCATCGATCTTCAGGAGGCGATCGACTCTGCTTCTCTGGAACCTGCGGATGTCGCAGGTTCCGACGCAATCATTGAAAGGTTCATCGAGGAAAATGGCTTGGGAGCCTTCATCAACGTGGCCCTCTCCGGACAGTATCATTTCCCGAGCGGCATTGGCTTTGGGGGGAAGGAACCGGCCTGGTCCCGCAGCACGATCGAGCAAATCATCACTGAGGAAGGGAGATCAGCGCGGCACGTCTACATGGTAGATTATCACACCGGCTACGGGCCTTACGCTCATGGTTGCGTTGTCGCGATGCAGACGGGCTCGAAGCTCGAACGAGCTCACGAGGTATTCGGCGATTGGATTCTCGCTCCTCGGGCTCGCCCTACCGCCACCACGTATGAAACGACCGGTCACACGACTGATGGTTACGAAGCGATGCTTCCAGACGCGGAAGTAATCGCCGGCGTGCTCGAGATCGGCACGCTACCGCAGCCGCAGCTCGTCGCTGCAATGATCAACGAGCATCGCCATACCCGGCATCTCGCCAGCACGCCTGACGATCCGAGGCTCAAAGCGGCACGCGATGCTTTCAAAGCTTTCTTCGCGCCCGACGATCCGCACTGGCAGAACTATGTTCTGCATCGAGGCGAGCAGATTTTCGACCAGGTGCTCGCAGACATTTCTCGCCGCTTGCCAGACCGATGTTAA
- a CDS encoding DMT family transporter: MSPFSRSPSGQGASFLVIIFSSTFLMGSSFVATQLLLKSGLPPLLLSGCRFLVATLSLLPFLLMESPRDGFRWRSPRRRDAVLTLLLGLLQIAAVMALVSAAMRFIDAATVAILLFTNPLIVMLVAGRALGEQLNRINRLGMVVGCAGIPVIVGGKITVSANGLIGHGLAIAAAFCWAGATIAHRKFQPNLRPATLNFWQMLVGALTLMSIAQLKCERWPTHLDFAQVIWFLWLSIPASAGSFGLWFVALSKGGATRASSFLFLAPLFTSLLAVPFLGSVLGLHQIIGGALVGLGLYLVNHRSGSRAENPKINTCLLDERSIIFAKEAKASQPHLP; encoded by the coding sequence ATGTCTCCTTTTTCGAGGTCGCCTTCGGGGCAAGGCGCCAGCTTTTTGGTTATAATCTTTTCATCGACCTTCCTAATGGGTTCAAGCTTTGTTGCGACACAGTTGCTCTTGAAGAGTGGCTTGCCTCCGCTGCTGCTATCGGGGTGCCGCTTTCTCGTTGCGACGCTCTCACTTCTCCCGTTTCTTCTGATGGAATCTCCACGCGATGGATTTCGCTGGCGTTCGCCCCGCCGGCGCGATGCAGTCCTGACGCTGCTGCTCGGTCTCCTTCAGATTGCGGCGGTCATGGCGTTGGTGTCTGCAGCTATGCGCTTCATCGATGCTGCGACCGTTGCGATCCTCCTCTTCACGAACCCGTTGATCGTGATGCTCGTCGCAGGAAGGGCGCTGGGTGAGCAGCTCAACCGGATAAATCGCCTTGGCATGGTCGTCGGATGCGCAGGTATCCCCGTCATCGTCGGGGGCAAGATCACGGTGTCCGCAAACGGCTTGATTGGCCACGGGCTGGCTATCGCGGCCGCCTTCTGTTGGGCGGGGGCAACAATTGCACATAGAAAGTTTCAGCCAAACCTGCGGCCTGCCACGCTCAACTTCTGGCAGATGCTCGTTGGTGCCCTAACTCTCATGTCGATCGCGCAGCTTAAGTGTGAGCGCTGGCCGACACATCTCGATTTTGCCCAGGTAATATGGTTTCTCTGGCTTTCCATACCTGCTTCGGCCGGGTCATTTGGGCTTTGGTTCGTCGCTCTGTCCAAGGGTGGGGCAACACGGGCAAGCAGCTTCCTCTTCCTTGCTCCCCTCTTCACATCCCTCCTCGCTGTGCCCTTTCTTGGTTCGGTGCTGGGGCTCCATCAGATTATCGGCGGAGCGCTCGTCGGTCTCGGACTTTATCTGGTCAACCATCGATCGGGCAGCCGAGCCGAAAACCCGAAGATCAACACGTGTCTGCTCGATGAGCGCTCAATCATTTTCGCCAAAGAGGCAAAAGCGTCCCAACCACACCTCCCCTAG
- a CDS encoding low specificity L-threonine aldolase, whose amino-acid sequence MHFASDNWGGALPEVAQALVDHCDGFAAAYGNSELDRSLVHRFQEIFEHDLEMFLVGTGTAANSLAMSAAGRPGGVVFSHANAHMFEEECGAIEKIGGGLRITPVEGALGKIAPEKFAAALGRLPEGFVHVGQPSAVTLTQATEWGTLYQLDQIAEIASIARKRNIAVHMDGARFANALVALDVTPADMTWRQGVDMLSFGASKNGCWCAEALLVFNPRYAEHMIYAQKQAGHLFSKSRFISAQLETYLSEDNWRKWARQANRLAAELTAILMRSGAARIAWTPEANIVFAIMKIKEAERLQAAGAFFYRRASLETEIAIAGDEGLYRFVTSPMNDATDLQDFAEILS is encoded by the coding sequence ATGCATTTCGCTTCCGATAACTGGGGGGGCGCCCTTCCTGAAGTGGCTCAGGCTCTCGTCGACCATTGCGACGGCTTCGCCGCCGCATATGGCAATTCCGAACTCGATCGATCGCTCGTCCATCGCTTCCAGGAGATATTCGAGCACGATCTCGAGATGTTTCTCGTGGGAACCGGCACCGCTGCCAACAGTCTTGCGATGTCGGCAGCTGGTCGCCCCGGCGGCGTGGTGTTCAGCCATGCAAATGCGCATATGTTCGAAGAAGAATGTGGAGCCATCGAGAAGATCGGCGGAGGCCTGCGGATCACCCCTGTCGAAGGCGCGCTGGGCAAAATTGCCCCTGAGAAGTTTGCTGCTGCGCTCGGCCGACTGCCGGAGGGCTTTGTCCACGTCGGTCAGCCGTCAGCAGTTACGCTTACACAGGCGACCGAGTGGGGCACCCTCTATCAGCTCGATCAGATTGCTGAAATCGCGTCCATAGCCCGAAAGAGGAATATCGCGGTCCACATGGATGGGGCTCGGTTTGCAAACGCTCTCGTCGCTCTCGATGTCACACCCGCCGACATGACATGGAGGCAGGGCGTCGACATGCTCTCCTTCGGTGCGAGCAAGAATGGCTGCTGGTGCGCCGAAGCGCTCCTCGTATTCAATCCTCGGTATGCGGAACATATGATTTATGCACAAAAGCAGGCCGGGCATCTGTTCTCAAAGTCCCGCTTCATCTCTGCCCAGCTCGAAACCTATCTTTCAGAAGACAATTGGCGGAAGTGGGCGAGGCAGGCTAACAGGCTTGCGGCGGAACTAACTGCAATACTGATGCGATCTGGTGCAGCTCGGATCGCTTGGACGCCCGAAGCCAACATTGTCTTCGCGATCATGAAAATCAAAGAAGCCGAGAGACTTCAAGCGGCTGGAGCCTTCTTCTACAGGCGCGCATCTTTAGAGACCGAAATAGCCATCGCTGGAGACGAGGGCCTATATCGCTTTGTAACAAGTCCAATGAACGATGCGACCGATCTGCAGGACTTCGCGGAAATCCTGAGCTGA
- a CDS encoding GMC family oxidoreductase N-terminal domain-containing protein, which translates to MEGIVQDIRTTDFIVVGGGSSGAVVASRLSEEKRFEVALLEAGGWDSSPFIRIPAGSIKAIMNPEYNWFYQAEPDASRNDRADMWPAGKVLGGGSSINGMMYVRGNRGDYDQWAQLGCKGWSYDDVLPFFNKAETNENGGSRFRGDKGPLRVSNARLSTTLADAFIASGVRAGIPHNPDTNGAEQEGIGPCQATQNKGWRHSTARAYLAKAKRRSNLKVETHFMVSRVLIEKGRAIGVEGVQNGRTVRYLANKEVILCGGALSSPKILMLSGIGPAKHLGEHGIPVVVDSPGVGQNLQEHPGVLMSTHVGIDSLNVEVQSVARIVKHGLNFALFGRGPATACVASALAFIRTRDHLEWPNIQLSFSPIAYDFTPDGVHLYKRAAIGVAINICRPETRGQLLLRSTDPSERPIIQHELLGGDDEIKQLIEGCRIVRKIFRSKPFSEYDKGERLPGKQVETDADWIEYIRQSAFLMYHPTGTCAMGIGPTAVLDPELRVKGVTGLRVADASIMPTLVSANTNAPCIMIGERAADLIRRSH; encoded by the coding sequence ATGGAGGGCATTGTGCAAGATATTAGAACTACGGACTTTATCGTCGTTGGGGGCGGTTCGAGTGGCGCGGTGGTCGCATCTCGGCTAAGCGAAGAGAAGCGTTTTGAGGTCGCGTTGCTCGAAGCCGGCGGGTGGGACAGCTCGCCTTTCATTCGGATTCCGGCGGGCTCGATCAAAGCGATCATGAATCCTGAGTACAACTGGTTCTATCAAGCGGAACCGGATGCCTCACGAAACGATCGAGCAGACATGTGGCCGGCCGGCAAAGTCCTCGGCGGCGGCTCGTCGATCAACGGGATGATGTATGTTCGCGGCAATCGCGGCGATTATGATCAATGGGCTCAGCTCGGCTGCAAGGGCTGGTCCTATGACGACGTGCTTCCGTTCTTTAACAAGGCCGAGACGAACGAAAACGGCGGCTCGCGCTTTCGCGGCGACAAGGGCCCTCTGCGCGTATCGAATGCCCGCCTATCGACCACGTTGGCCGACGCATTCATCGCTTCTGGCGTACGTGCGGGGATTCCGCACAATCCGGATACCAACGGTGCCGAGCAAGAGGGTATCGGCCCCTGCCAAGCCACCCAGAACAAGGGTTGGCGACATTCAACGGCACGCGCCTATCTGGCCAAGGCGAAGCGCCGATCCAATCTGAAGGTCGAGACGCATTTCATGGTCAGTCGGGTACTGATCGAGAAAGGCCGCGCGATCGGCGTCGAAGGCGTTCAGAACGGGCGCACGGTTCGCTACTTGGCAAACAAGGAGGTCATTCTTTGCGGCGGCGCGTTGTCGTCGCCGAAAATATTGATGCTCTCGGGCATTGGCCCGGCAAAGCATCTTGGCGAGCATGGCATCCCTGTTGTCGTCGATTCCCCGGGAGTGGGGCAAAATCTGCAGGAACATCCCGGAGTGTTGATGTCGACCCATGTCGGCATCGATAGCCTCAATGTCGAAGTGCAAAGCGTCGCCAGGATAGTCAAGCATGGCTTGAACTTCGCTTTGTTTGGGCGAGGGCCAGCCACGGCATGCGTTGCCTCCGCTCTCGCGTTCATTCGCACGCGAGACCATCTCGAGTGGCCCAACATCCAACTGTCGTTCTCGCCGATCGCGTACGACTTCACGCCGGACGGCGTACACCTGTACAAGCGTGCGGCAATTGGCGTTGCCATCAACATCTGCCGGCCCGAGACGCGCGGTCAGTTGCTGCTCCGCTCCACCGATCCAAGTGAGCGGCCGATTATCCAACATGAGCTGCTCGGCGGAGATGATGAGATCAAGCAGCTCATCGAAGGATGCCGGATCGTGCGCAAGATTTTCCGTTCCAAGCCATTCAGTGAATATGACAAAGGTGAACGCTTACCCGGAAAGCAGGTCGAAACCGACGCTGATTGGATCGAGTATATCCGTCAGAGCGCCTTCCTGATGTACCACCCGACTGGCACTTGCGCGATGGGAATTGGGCCGACAGCGGTTCTCGATCCGGAGTTGCGCGTCAAGGGCGTCACCGGTCTTCGCGTTGCGGATGCCTCGATCATGCCGACGCTGGTTAGCGCGAATACAAATGCACCGTGCATCATGATTGGCGAACGGGCGGCCGATCTGATCCGAAGAAGCCACTGA
- a CDS encoding aldehyde dehydrogenase family protein, with translation MTEIDMTSFDGIIGSLTPMSGEVIDWTSPTAPDRALQFRAGGHADVERAVGSAGRAAGLWHRLAPSERRMAMLRWGDAIEAAAERIGMLDCVDMGKPIAVATMEACVAAHIVRWYAQAIDKACGEVIASSREAISLSLRVPYGVVGAMVSWNYPSINAAMKVGPALAAGNGMVLKPSEISPRSAILIGTLAEEAGIPVGLLSVLPGGAATGAALCSHPGVAMLAFTGSTQTGRSVAKLAAERLVPAIIEAGGKNAIVVLDDMTDYQGIAIDAVAEAYANSGQLCVARSKILVPSDRIDQFSDALVAAAADFLPGDPLEPNTKFGPLASKAHSDRIRSAVDMALGRGEQVIRDGRPVQHDMLNHSLTVVRADDPTSPILRDEYFGPILAVVPYDSISDAVRLAGLGGYGLAMTLWTGELARANMLRQELCVGHLKIKSVAGQDSATGLALPLEPAGQSGYGIEFGVDALSSYSRRMAVEQIGCLAPLDR, from the coding sequence GTGACCGAGATCGACATGACGAGCTTTGATGGAATTATCGGGAGCCTGACCCCGATGAGCGGCGAAGTCATCGACTGGACGAGCCCGACCGCTCCGGACAGAGCCCTTCAGTTTCGCGCCGGCGGACACGCTGATGTCGAGCGGGCCGTCGGTTCAGCGGGTCGAGCTGCTGGTTTGTGGCACCGGCTCGCGCCGAGTGAACGGCGAATGGCGATGCTGCGGTGGGGCGACGCAATAGAGGCCGCCGCCGAGCGCATCGGCATGCTCGACTGTGTCGACATGGGCAAACCGATAGCCGTTGCGACGATGGAAGCCTGCGTTGCCGCTCACATTGTGCGCTGGTACGCTCAGGCAATCGACAAGGCTTGCGGAGAAGTCATTGCGTCGTCGCGCGAGGCGATCTCTCTGTCGCTGAGAGTGCCCTACGGTGTCGTTGGCGCGATGGTCTCGTGGAATTACCCAAGTATAAACGCCGCCATGAAAGTTGGGCCAGCACTCGCGGCCGGCAATGGCATGGTGCTGAAACCGTCCGAGATTTCGCCCCGCTCCGCGATACTGATTGGCACCCTCGCCGAAGAGGCGGGCATCCCCGTCGGTCTGCTGTCTGTCCTCCCTGGCGGAGCGGCGACGGGCGCAGCGCTCTGCAGCCATCCCGGGGTTGCAATGCTTGCCTTCACGGGCTCGACCCAGACGGGCCGCTCTGTCGCCAAGCTCGCGGCCGAGCGGCTCGTGCCTGCTATCATCGAGGCCGGAGGAAAGAACGCGATCGTGGTTCTTGACGACATGACCGACTATCAGGGCATAGCCATCGACGCTGTAGCGGAAGCATATGCAAATAGCGGTCAGCTTTGCGTCGCCCGCTCAAAAATCCTCGTCCCAAGCGATCGTATTGACCAATTCTCGGACGCTCTCGTAGCCGCTGCAGCAGATTTCTTGCCGGGTGATCCTCTCGAGCCGAACACAAAATTCGGGCCCTTGGCGTCCAAGGCTCATTCGGACAGGATCCGATCGGCAGTCGACATGGCCCTCGGTCGCGGCGAACAAGTCATCCGCGATGGTCGTCCCGTGCAGCACGACATGCTGAATCATTCGCTGACAGTGGTCAGAGCGGATGACCCAACATCGCCGATATTGCGAGATGAATATTTCGGTCCGATCCTTGCAGTCGTTCCATATGATAGCATCTCCGATGCCGTGAGACTGGCCGGCCTCGGCGGCTACGGGTTGGCGATGACGCTCTGGACCGGCGAGTTGGCTCGAGCCAACATGTTACGGCAGGAACTCTGCGTCGGTCATTTGAAGATCAAGTCCGTCGCTGGTCAGGACTCGGCGACTGGTCTGGCGCTTCCACTGGAGCCTGCCGGTCAGTCCGGCTACGGAATCGAGTTCGGCGTTGACGCTCTCTCCAGCTACAGCCGTCGGATGGCCGTGGAGCAAATTGGCTGCCTCGCGCCGCTGGATCGCTAG
- a CDS encoding TonB-dependent receptor — protein sequence MSRSNRTNGSVAALLAATVLAGSATPAFGQATPEAPQDSSASSSGGSLDIVVTARKREERLQDIPVAVSAIGGAALEQKGIDNVTNLIGTVPSLFTSQNQAFGPLPNQTYLVLRGVGAAASNDPAVGTFVDGVYQPSLAFDTGFLDLERIEVLRGPQGTLFGRNTEGGALNIVTAKPDGTFRGKLRAEYADFNSVRLGASFSGPLVEDKLFASLSGQYYSTDGYIHNLTIDKDQDTLRSLAGRFVLRALPTEDFEIILRLDGSRNRNGYLGYGVVDDGAKRYATLDDRKVVSPDTSFGGSLTMSYDLPAFTIKSITGYQHVKTEFWYDFDGYSDPDNFQDQRTTQSALSEELRFESRSGGSFTWLGGLYAFQDIHEQNRNFALSGCTICAFPPIFNPANDVREATRLRRRGWAAFGQVGYKFNDRFELTVGGRYGWERTRAFQQGVVIVPAVGANDAFSGVTSKSFSNFSPSASFSVHWTPDVMTYATVSRGYRSGGFDKYPGSSAAVGIAFDNEKSTNYEVGLKASLFDRHLIASVAGFIVQVDDMQLASVAISPVTGLPVGVTANVGASRNRGFEFEATAMPFRGFKIRGNAAYTDARFTSITSPVGSHLTGDALPYVPKWTASGGADYTVSIGDTELNLAADYRYVGPYYSGNGAPPFDPILQVQSYDQLDLRASLKRDRWELTVYVDNVTDNFNITRRFAPPFQPFTRASVLPPRKFGVKLNYSW from the coding sequence ATGTCTCGGTCGAATAGAACGAACGGGTCGGTAGCGGCCCTGCTTGCCGCTACTGTTCTGGCCGGATCGGCGACGCCAGCCTTCGGGCAGGCGACACCCGAGGCGCCTCAAGATTCTTCCGCGTCCTCATCGGGCGGATCGCTCGACATTGTCGTTACCGCCCGCAAGCGCGAAGAACGCCTCCAGGATATCCCGGTGGCGGTCTCGGCGATCGGCGGAGCTGCCCTCGAACAGAAGGGCATCGACAATGTGACAAACCTGATCGGGACGGTTCCGAGCCTCTTCACCAGCCAGAACCAGGCGTTCGGGCCGCTTCCCAACCAGACCTATCTCGTACTTCGCGGCGTCGGAGCGGCGGCATCCAACGATCCCGCTGTCGGAACCTTCGTCGATGGCGTCTATCAACCGAGCCTGGCATTCGACACTGGCTTCCTCGACTTGGAGCGCATCGAGGTTTTGCGTGGGCCGCAAGGTACCCTTTTTGGCAGAAACACCGAAGGCGGTGCACTGAACATTGTGACCGCGAAGCCCGACGGCACCTTTCGTGGGAAGCTGCGCGCAGAATATGCGGACTTCAATAGCGTTCGCCTCGGCGCGAGTTTCAGCGGCCCATTGGTGGAGGACAAGCTCTTCGCTAGCCTTTCTGGTCAATATTACAGCACCGATGGCTACATCCACAACCTGACCATCGACAAGGATCAGGATACGCTTCGCAGCCTGGCCGGGCGCTTCGTGCTTCGCGCATTGCCCACCGAAGACTTCGAGATCATTCTCCGACTGGATGGTTCTCGCAACAGAAACGGTTATCTCGGTTACGGCGTCGTGGACGACGGCGCGAAGCGTTATGCCACACTCGATGATCGCAAGGTTGTCTCGCCCGACACGAGCTTTGGCGGCTCTCTAACCATGTCGTACGATCTTCCGGCGTTTACGATCAAGTCGATCACCGGATATCAGCACGTAAAGACCGAATTCTGGTACGACTTTGATGGATATTCGGACCCCGACAACTTTCAGGACCAGCGCACGACCCAGTCAGCACTCTCCGAAGAACTTCGTTTCGAGTCGAGGAGCGGCGGGTCTTTCACATGGCTTGGCGGATTGTACGCCTTTCAGGATATCCACGAACAGAACCGCAATTTCGCCTTGTCTGGCTGTACGATCTGCGCCTTTCCGCCGATTTTCAATCCCGCCAACGACGTGCGGGAAGCGACGAGGTTGCGGCGTCGCGGCTGGGCCGCTTTCGGTCAAGTCGGCTACAAGTTCAACGATCGCTTCGAGCTGACTGTCGGCGGGCGATATGGCTGGGAGCGGACGCGGGCATTCCAGCAGGGCGTCGTGATCGTGCCGGCTGTGGGCGCGAACGACGCGTTCAGCGGAGTCACGTCAAAAAGCTTCAGCAATTTCTCGCCGTCCGCTTCATTCTCCGTTCACTGGACGCCTGATGTCATGACTTACGCGACTGTGTCGCGAGGTTATCGCTCAGGCGGCTTTGACAAATATCCGGGTAGCAGTGCAGCCGTTGGGATCGCTTTCGACAACGAAAAGTCGACCAATTATGAGGTGGGGCTGAAAGCGTCGCTCTTTGACCGACACCTGATCGCCAGCGTTGCTGGTTTCATCGTTCAGGTGGACGACATGCAGCTGGCTTCTGTTGCCATCAGCCCGGTCACCGGTCTCCCTGTCGGTGTCACTGCCAATGTCGGTGCCTCCCGTAACCGCGGGTTCGAGTTCGAAGCAACCGCCATGCCGTTCCGCGGATTCAAGATTCGCGGGAACGCTGCATATACCGACGCGCGCTTCACCTCTATTACGAGCCCGGTAGGATCCCATCTGACCGGCGATGCGTTGCCTTATGTCCCCAAGTGGACTGCTTCAGGCGGCGCAGATTACACTGTCTCGATCGGTGACACTGAACTCAATCTCGCAGCCGACTATCGTTATGTGGGGCCGTATTATTCCGGTAACGGGGCTCCTCCGTTTGATCCGATCCTGCAGGTTCAATCCTATGACCAGCTCGACCTCCGCGCCAGTCTGAAGAGAGACCGATGGGAGCTGACCGTTTACGTCGACAATGTGACGGACAACTTCAACATTACACGCCGGTTCGCACCGCCGTTCCAACCGTTCACCCGCGCCTCGGTGCTTCCACCTCGCAAGTTTGGCGTGAAGCTGAACTACAGCTGGTGA
- a CDS encoding heme-binding protein has translation MILSLKQAQNIALRTLKAGAEKGLKPLCVAVLDPGGHTIVLHRADGASHLRPAIAIAKAAGALNLGVSSRSIAAIAAERPTFFNSLVGIAPLGMVPAAGGVIVVDSDGQTLGAVGVTGDTSDNDEACALAGIEEANLFAKD, from the coding sequence ATGATCCTAAGCTTGAAGCAAGCCCAGAATATTGCACTTCGCACTCTCAAGGCCGGTGCCGAAAAAGGACTGAAGCCGCTATGCGTAGCCGTGCTCGATCCGGGAGGTCATACAATAGTCCTGCACCGAGCGGACGGCGCGTCGCATCTTCGACCAGCAATTGCTATCGCGAAGGCGGCCGGCGCCTTGAATCTCGGCGTCTCTTCCCGCTCGATCGCGGCGATCGCGGCCGAACGACCGACATTTTTCAACTCGCTCGTAGGCATAGCGCCTCTCGGTATGGTGCCGGCCGCCGGAGGAGTGATCGTGGTTGACAGCGACGGCCAGACACTGGGTGCCGTCGGCGTTACCGGCGACACCTCGGACAATGACGAAGCTTGTGCACTTGCGGGCATCGAAGAGGCAAATCTGTTCGCGAAGGACTGA